In the genome of Pangasianodon hypophthalmus isolate fPanHyp1 chromosome 24, fPanHyp1.pri, whole genome shotgun sequence, the window catcacaccaccctgttgattattttgctaaacTACACAAAACAGAgtgctttatttcttacataaattAGGTCACATGCCTCATACACAGCATTACAGTGTCACAGCTATTTTAGATTTAGAGCTTTATATCCCTACAGACCTAGAATTGATATATTGCTGGAAATTAATGCATGTATTCAGGGACCCCAGGCGTAGGGAAGACGACACTTGGGAAGGAACTGGCTCAGAGGACCGGACTGACGTACATCAACATTGGAGATCTGGCAAAGGAAGGTGAGGTGCAGCTTGACGTGAACAGCCGAATATAAACGATTGAggtgaagaggaagaagaacatGCATGGTGAtgattattttgtgttttatgatcTCAGGTCAGCTGTTTGACGGCTTCGATGATGAGTACCAGTGCCCCATTCTGGATGAAGACAGGGTgagctcgcacacacacacacacacacgtccagtGGAGAAGAAGTAAGAAGCAGTCATTATTAGTGAAACACAGAGCTTCGGGTTACTTGTGCAGCCTTTAACTCTGGTCTTTTTTCCACCAGGTTGTGGATGAACTGGAGGACAAGATGATGGAAGGAGGCATGATTGTAGACTACCACGGCTGTGACTTCTTCCCAGAGCGCTGGTTTCACATCGTGTTTGTCCTTCGCACGGATAACACCAACCTCTATAACCGACTCGAGAGCAGgtcagaaacacagaacagtgCTTTACAGGCTCTGAGCATCAGTGAAGACTTAATAATGTCAGGAAATgtagttatagctttacctctgactgttacaaagcgctaacactggagactccttccataaatgttaaataaacatctccttacagaaaagtcttcaTATCAACAAGTACACAGGTTTTTGATCTGTTTACATGGAGCgtttgctgtacaagtccctgtgaatgagctgttactatagacacgataacgtattataatataaacctgcactacagtcagagctgctgttatagaaaatgaatcaacaccttttgaccaatcagaattgaga includes:
- the ak6 gene encoding adenylate kinase isoenzyme 6, whose amino-acid sequence is MRIMKRPNILLTGTPGVGKTTLGKELAQRTGLTYINIGDLAKEGQLFDGFDDEYQCPILDEDRVVDELEDKMMEGGMIVDYHGCDFFPERWFHIVFVLRTDNTNLYNRLESRGYTGKKLQDNVQCEIFQTIYEEAMEAYKEEIVHQLPSNDPDDLERNLEQISQWIEQWMKDNN